A DNA window from Primulina tabacum isolate GXHZ01 chromosome 12, ASM2559414v2, whole genome shotgun sequence contains the following coding sequences:
- the LOC142520833 gene encoding autophagy-related protein 16-like — MSQEEIAVEAIKHALKALKKRHLHEEGAHSPAFSALSRPILSQGSEWKEKAENLELEIHQFYKAQSRLSEQLAIEVADSRTTKSLLQEKESLISDLQDEISQSRDECSRLADLLEEKTKALELLIDEHQDLKKQHEATTVRADNAQAENKKLIDRWMLEKMKDAERLNEANAIYEDMLGLKGISIQQIANQQVDGLVRCSEEGAEYYVQSTIPTICKQRIPAHEGGCASILFEYNSDKLFSGGQDKSIKIWDTSTGSLSRTLRGCLGSVLDVSITQDNKSVIAASSANNLYVWDISSGRIRHTLTGHVDKVCAVDVNRVSNRNVVSAAYDRTIKVWDLRKGYCVNTLIFHSNCNTLCFGMDGRTICSGHVDGNLRLWDIQTGKLLSEVAAHSSAITSLSLSRNGNVILSSGRDNLHNLFDMRTLEICTTLRGNGNRVASNWSRSCISPDEGYVAAGSADGSVHIWSVANAKIVSTLKELSSPILCCSWSNLGKTLAVSDRNGNICIWT; from the exons AT GTCGCAAGAAGAAATAGCagtggaagcaataaaacatgcttTGAAAGCGCTCAAGAAACGGCATTTACACGAAGAAGGGGCTCATTCTCCTGCTTTCAGCGCTCTCTCTCGACCTATTCTTTCCCAG GGCTCAGAGTGGAAAGAGAAAGCTGAGAATCTCGAGTTGGAGATCCACCAGTTTTACAAAGCTCAATCTCGGCTCTCAGAACAACTTGCCATTGAAGTGGCTGACTCCAGAACTACAAAATCCTTACTGCAGGAGAAGGAATCCTTGATATCTGATTTGCAAGATGAAATTAGTCAGTCAAG GGATGAATGTTCTCGTTTAGCTGATCTGTTAGAAGAAAAGACAAAGGCTCTAGAACTGTTGATAGATGAGCACCAGGATCTTAAAAAACAACATGAAGCAACCACTGTAAGAGCTGACAATGCTCAGGCAGAAAACAAGAAATTGATTGACCGTTGGATGTTGGAGAAAATGAAAGATGCTGAACGCCTTAATGAG GCTAATGCCATTTATGAAGACATGTTGGGGCTTAAGGGTATTAGCATACAACAAATTGCCAATCAGCAAGTGGATGGTTTAGTTCGCTGCAGTGAAGAAGGCGCCGAATATTATGTTCAGTCAACCATTCCCACTATTTGCAAGCAAAGAATCCCAGCCCATGAAGGTGGATGTGCCTCAATATTATTCGAATATAATTCCGATAAGTTGTTTAGTGGAGGGCAGGACAAATCTATTAAAATATGGGATACAAGTACAGGTTCTTTGAGCCGTACTCTTCGTGGTTGCCTTGGTTCCGTTCTTGATGTTTCAATCACCCAAGACAACAAATCTGTCATTGCGGCTAGCAGCGCAAATAATTTGTATGTATGGGACATAAGCTCTGGTCGAATAAGGCATACTCTCACTGGCCATGTAGACAAAGTTTGTGCTGTCGATGTCAACCGAGTCTCTAACCGTAATGTTGTGAGTGCAGCTTATGATCGCACGATAAAAGTTTGGGATCTTCGGAAAGGCTACTGTGTCAATACCCTAATCTTTCACAGCAATTGCAATACTCTCTGCTTTGGCATGGATGGACGGACCATTTGTTCTGGTCATGTAGATGGAAATCTGCGCCTTTGGGATATTCAGACCGGAAAACTTCTGAGTGAGGTCGCTGCACATTCTTCTGCAATTACATCTCTATCATTATCAAGAAATGGAAATGTTATCTTGTCTAGTGGAAGAGACAACTTGCATAACTTATTTGATATGCGTACTCTCGAAATCTGTACAACATTGAGAGGTAACGGGAATAGAGTAGCATCTAATTGGAGCAGATCATGTATCAGTCCTGATGAGGGCTATGTGGCTGCTGGATCTGCTGATGGGTCTGTACATATTTGGTCTGTAGCGAATGCGAAAATAGTTAGCACACTCAAGGAGCTTTCATCTCCCATATTATGCTGTTCATGGAGTAATCTTGGGAAAACTCTGGCTGTCTCCGACAGGAATGGTAACATATGCATATGGACTTAA
- the LOC142520992 gene encoding 28 kDa ribonucleoprotein, chloroplastic-like, with protein sequence MATNGFLVTVPARFTMSKASYSYPYLSVTFKPVKSHLSSSFCCSSSISFHSIFAMSKKETLLRVSVMAAQQEGNNPAVLEEERGEEEEVLQGIVNWDMSENEAVGEESDGVVEAVGDAGEDDGYVEVEPPEEAKVFVGNLPYDVDSEKLAHIFEQAGVVEISEVIYNRETDQSRGFGFVTMSTVEEAEKAVEMFHRYEINGRLLTVNKAAPRGSQPERPPRVFEPTYRIYVGNLPWGFDDERLEEIFSEHGKVISARVVSDRETGRSRGFGFVVMSSESEMNDAIANLDGQNLDGRAIRVNVAEERQRRGSF encoded by the exons ATGGCGACAAATGGTTTCTTGGTTACAGTCCCTGCGCGTTTCACCATGTCGAAAGCTTCATATTCATACCCTTATTTATCAGTCACATTCAAACCAGTGAAATCCCATCTCTCGAGTTCTTTTTGTTGTTCTTCTTCAATCTCATTCCATTCTATATTTGCTATGAGCAAGAAAGAAACCCTTTTGAGAGTTTCTGTGATGGCTGCTCAGCAAGAAGGGAACAACCCAGCTGTTCTTGAAGAAGAACGAGGAGAGGAAGAAGAGGTTCTTCAGGGGATTGTCAACTGGGATATGTCGGAGAACGAAGCCGTGGGAGAGGAGAGTGATGGTGTCGTGGAAGCTGTGGGGGATGCTGGAGAGGATGATGGTTACGTGGAAGTGGAACCGCCTGAGGAAGCTAAAGTGTTTGTGGGTAATCTACCTTATGATGTTGATAGTGAGAAGTTGGCTCATATTTTTGAGCAGGCTGGTGTTGTGGAGATTTCCGAg GTCATTTACAATAGGGAGACTGACCAAAGTCGAGGGTTTGGGTTTGTGACAATGAGCACTGTGGAAGAAGCTGAAAAGGCTGTGGAAATGTTTCATCGCTAT GAAATAAATGGAAGGCTACTAACAGTAAACAAAGCTGCTCCAAGAGGATCACAGCCTGAGCGCCCTCCCCGGGTGTTTGAACCCACTTACAGAATTTATGTGGGAAACCTTCCATGGGGTTTTGATGACGAGCGTCTTGAGGAGATATTCAGCGAGCACGGTAAAGTCATAAGTGCTCGAGTAGTCTCTGATAGAGAGACTGGAAGATCACGTGGCTTTGGCTTTGTGGTGATGTCAAGCGAGTCTGAAATGAACGATGCCATCGCTAACCTAGATGGACAG AATTTGGATGGGCGAGCAATCAGAGTAAATGTTGCTGAAGAGAGACAAAGGCGCGGTAGTTTTTGA
- the LOC142520378 gene encoding uncharacterized protein LOC142520378 — translation MASTSTTTTPTVHHGEKPEKFHGIDFKRWQQKMLLYLTTLALAKFLKEDPPIVDEREQDTQKRAAVDAWNHSDFLCKNYILNGLDNALYNVYCQVKTAKELSESLDKKYRSEDAGLKKFIVGLFLDFKMIDSKSIMAQVQELQVILQEIHSEGMTLSDSFQVAAMIEKLPHMWKDFKNYLKHKRKEMNLEDLIVRLRIEEDNRASERKVGKSNFEARANLVEQNTSKKRKHQGNCPKKGKAKKFKGNCYNCGKPNHLARDCRGNQKKSRDKVNITEDEKLSNDMTDLMLSAIVFESNLVDNPKEWFIDTGATRHVCAEK, via the coding sequence ATGGCCTCAACAAGTACAACGACGACTCCAACTGTCCATCATGGAGAAAAACCTGAAAAGTTCCATGGTATTGATTTCAAGCGGTGGCAACAAAAAATGCTCTTATACTTGACCACCTTAGCTTTGGCGAAATTCCTCAAAGAAGATCCACCTATTGTTGATGAACGAGAACAAGATACTCAAAAGAGGGCAGCCGTTGATGCATGGAATCATAGCGACTTCCTATGCAAAAACTATATCTTGAATGGATTAGACAATGCACTATACAACGTGTATTGTCAAGTGAAAACGGCAAAAGAATTATCGGAGTCACTTGACAAAAAGTATAGATCTGAGGATGCCGGCTTGAAGAAATTCATTGTCGGACTATTCTTGGATTTCAAGATGATTGATTCCAAATCAATTATGGCCCAAGTACAAGAGTTACAAGTAATTCTGCAAGAAATTCATTCGGAAGGAATGACCCTTAGTGATTCATTCCAAGTGGCGGCCATGATTGAAAAGTTGCCTCATATGTGGAAAGATTTTAAGAATTATCTTAAGCATAAACGCAAAGAGATGAATCTTGAAGACTTGATTGTGCGCCTAAGAATTGAGGAGGACAACAGGGCATCCGAAAGGAAGGTCGGAAAGAGCAATTTTGAGGCGAGAGCAAATTTGGTAGAACAAAACACTAGCAAGAAGAGAAAACACCAAGGAAATTGTCCAAAGAAAGGAAAGGCCAAAAAGTTTAAAGGAAATTGCTATAATTGTGGCAAGCCTAACCATTTGGCTCGAGATTGCCGAGGTAATCAAAAGAAGTCAAGGGACAAAGTGAACATCACCGAAGATGAGAAATTGTCAAATGACATGACAGATCTCATGCTTTCTGCTATTGTGTTTGAATCCAATCTAGTGGACAATCCAAAAGAATGGTTCATCGACACAGGAGCAACAAGGCATGTTTGTGCTGAAAAGTAA
- the LOC142520909 gene encoding strychnine-11-hydroxylase-like, which yields MSSEIFWILFLSLIAPLLLFLLVKKGRTGGFGTRKLPLGPKKLPLIGNLHQLGRLSHRSLHELSRTHGDLMLLHLGSVRTLVVSSADMAREIFKSHDLAFSGRPSLYIAKKLAYNSSNISLAPYGEYWRELRKIAVLELLTAKRVQSFGKIRDEEVALMIHRVSEHGRNPVDLSSLIFSLSNNVVCRAAFGTMSTDDRENLDGMNKFQQILLDVQHLAGEFNVADFFPWLAWINKFNGVDRKIDMNFLDIDTFFDKVIEEHRDPNRAKPDHEDIIDVLLRIQKDPNQEITLKDEHVKGVLGDIFAAGTDTSSASIEWTMAELMRSPQVKEKAQQEVRKACKGKVKVEENDLQRLNYLKLVIKESLRLHPPAPLMVPRETTENCTIDNKYEVPAKTRVIFNATAIGTDPKYWENPEKFDPERFCNRDIDFRGQHFELLPFGAGRRGCPGINFAISLVELALANLLFFFDWELPHGMSPRELDMEEALGITMHKKIPLCLVASPPKQDNH from the exons ATGAGTTCTGAGATTTTCTGGATACTCTTTCTCAGTTTGATCGCACCTTTACTCTTGTTCTTACTTGTGAAAAAGGGAAGAACAGGGGGTTTCGGTACAAGAAAGCTCCCTCTTGGCCCTAAAAAGCTCCCACTGATAGGAAATCTTCATCAGCTTGGAAGGTTATCTCATCGATCACTTCACGAGTTGTCCAGAACACATGGAGATCTCATGCTCTTGCATCTGGGGTCCGTGAGGACGTTGGTAGTGTCATCAGCCGACATggctcgagaaatctttaaatcaCATGATCTTGCTTTTTCGGGCAGGCCCTCATTGTATATAGCCAAGAAACTTGCTTACAATTCATCCAATATTTCTTTAGCACCATACGGGGAATATTGGAGAGAACTGAGAAAGATCGCGGTTTTGGAACTGTTGACGGCGAAAAGGGTCCAATCTTTTGGTAAAATACGGGACGAAGAGGTGGCTCTCATGATTCATCGTGTATCTGAACATGGGAGGAATCCTGTAGATTTGAGTTCGTTGATATTTTCACTGTCGAATAATGTAGTCTGTCGCGCGGCCTTTGGAACGATGAGCACTGatgatcgtgagaatttggaCGGAATGAATAAGTTCCAGCAGATTCTTCTTGACGTGCAGCATTTGGCTGGAGAATTTAATGTTGCGGATTTTTTTCCATGGCTGGCTTGGATTAACAAGTTTAATGGTGTGGACCGGAAGATCGACATGAATTTTCTGGACATAGACACCTTTTTCGACAAAGTTATTGAAGAACATCGTGACCCCAACAGGGCTAAACCTGATCACGAAGACATTATCGACGTGTTGCTTCGAATTCAGAAGGACCCCAATCAAGAAATCACGCTGAAAGATGAACATGTCAAGGGTGTTCTCGGG GATATATTTGCTGCTGGAACTGATACCTCATCTGCATCAATTGAATGGACAATGGCGGAGCTCATGAGAAGCCCTCAAGTCAAAGAAAAAGCTCAGCAAGAAGTGAGAAAAGCTTGCAAAGGAAAGGTTAAAGTAGAAGAAAACGATCTCCAAAGACTAAATTATCTAAAATTAGTCATCAAAGAGTCATTAAGACTCCATCCACCCGCCCCGTTAATGGTCCCTAGAGAAACCACCGAGAACTGCACCATTGACAACAAATACGAAGTCCCCGCAAAGACACGAGTCATTTTCAATGCAACAGCAATTGGAACGGATCCGAAATACTGGGAAAACCCTGAAAAATTCGATCCAGAAAGATTTTGTAATAGAGACATCGATTTCCGTGGACAGCATTTTGAACTGTTGCCGTTCGGTGCTGGCAGAAGGGGTTGCCCTGGAATCAACTTTGCCATTTCCTTGGTAGAACTCGCGCTCGCGAATCTCTTATTTTTCTTCGATTGGGAGCTCCCGCATGGAATGTCACCACGAGAGCTTGATATGGAAGAAGCACTTGGGATCACAATGCATAAGAAAATCCCACTTTGTCTCGTAGCTTCGCCACCAAAACAAGATAATCACTGA